The Clavibacter capsici sequence ATCTGCCTTTAGGAGCAACGGAACGGGGCTCAGGCTCCGACTGTGCCTGAGCCCCGCTGGTGTGTCGCTAGGCTGCTGCTGCGGCTCGGTAGGTGGCGTGAAGGGTGGCGGTCCACTGGGGGCCGAATGCGGCGTGCGTGAACTGGTGGTACGCGAAGGTGGTCATGCTGCGCTGGACGTCGCCGGAGTCGTCGTCCGTGTTGACCCATGGGGATCCGCTGATGCCGGCTCGGAGGTCGGTCTCGATCCCTTCGATGGCGTAGTCCTTATTCATCCAGGGGTTCGGCTCGACCGTGCTCTCGACGCTGACGGGCTTCGTTCCGTCGTGCCCGCCGTCGAGCGCGTATCCGGTCGAGCGGTAGTCGTCGTCGTCCTCCTGGCCGGCAAAGCGGACGCCAGAGGCGCCGACAGTGGAGGACAAGGTCGTACCCGCAGCTGCACTGACGGGTGCCTTGACCTGAAAGAAGGCCGTGTCGAAGTCGACCTGTCTGCCCGTGACCCACTGCGACTGGACCGTGACAGCAGTCGCAGGCCAGATGCCCCTGGGGGCGGTCCCGTCGTACTGTGGCACGAACACCAGGTCAGTGACGAATGCGCCCTTGGCGGCCGATACGCAGCGGCCAGCCGTGGCGACGAGATCGCCAGAATCGGAGACGACCACGTTTCCTGTGCAGCGCTGGTCGATGCCACCGCTGCGGAAGAAGACGACGCCGAGGTGATCGTTCGCGGCGAACCCTGGTACGGGCGTGGTTTCCGAGACGTGCGGCGACGCTGTTCCGCTCACGACGGACGCGTCGATCGTGCTCGTGGTGGCGAGTGCGCTGTCCGGGGCGACGGTGGGCGGGTTCCCGTCGGC is a genomic window containing:
- a CDS encoding trypsin-like peptidase domain-containing protein, which codes for MATRTRSTLTGAATCATLALTLMGAGAATAATPAAPTGTLRHTISSTETAAAGSAWSPARMHAAVTNSFVDPDPADGNPPTVAPDSALATTSTIDASVVSGTASPHVSETTPVPGFAANDHLGVVFFRSGGIDQRCTGNVVVSDSGDLVATAGRCVSAAKGAFVTDLVFVPQYDGTAPRGIWPATAVTVQSQWVTGRQVDFDTAFFQVKAPVSAAAGTTLSSTVGASGVRFAGQEDDDDYRSTGYALDGGHDGTKPVSVESTVEPNPWMNKDYAIEGIETDLRAGISGSPWVNTDDDSGDVQRSMTTFAYHQFTHAAFGPQWTATLHATYRAAAAA